The Quercus lobata isolate SW786 chromosome 4, ValleyOak3.0 Primary Assembly, whole genome shotgun sequence genome segment TCAAACTTAATACATGGTCCCAATACCACTGGatttggtgaaattcatattcaaatattGATCaataggattgaagagtatggtgacatacTAGTGTTGGTGAAATATGAGACCAATTGGATAGTTAGATTGAGTAAACATAGCCATACAAGTACACAGCACATGTCCATCATGTgccatacttagatttgaaatctaaccgttagatttGAAGAGtataatgaaaggttaattctagtaaattatgatCACAATCAAATgattggatttagagaaatgcGTGGTCAAAATTTagtcaaagttggtcaaacccgattaaacttaatagatggtcctgATACCACTGGACTtagtgaaattcatattcaaatcttgatcattaggattgaagagtatggtgacatattgatgttagtgaaatttgagaccaattggatggtcagattgagagaatatatatagCCATATAGGTACACAACAAATGCTCATCACATGtcatacttagatttgaaatctaaccgttggatttgaAGAATGTAATGAAAGGTttattctagtaaattatggttaCAATTAAACGATTGGATTTAGAGAAAAGTGCGGTCAAAGTTTagtcaaagttggtcaaacccgaTCAAATTTAATAGATGGTCCCGATACTActggacttggtgaaattcatgttcaaatcttgatcattaggattgaaGAGTAAGATAATATATTGGTGTTGGtaaaatttgagaccaattggatgGTTATATTGAGAGAACATAGTCATATAGGTACACAACATATGTTCATCACGCAAAATACTTATATTTGAAATCTAATagttggatttgaagagtgtaataAAAGGTTAATTCTGGTAAATTATGGCCATAATTAAACGATTGGACTTAGAGAAAGTCGCGGTCAAAGTTTAGTCAAAGTTTGTCAAACCCGGTCAAAGTTAATAGATGGTCCTGAGACCACTGGACTTGGTGaaaatcatattcaaatcttgatcattgggattgaagagtatggtgacatattagtgttggtgaaatttgataCTAATTAGATGGTCAGATTGAGAAAACATAACCATACAGGTACATAGCACATGTCTATCACACACCaaacttagatttgaaatctaaccgttggatctaaagagtgtaatgaaaagttaattttggtaaattatggtTACAATTAAATGGTCGGATTTAGAAAAATGCATGGTCAAACCCAATCGAACTTAATAGATAGTCTCGATACCACTAAACTTGGTGAAATTAATATTCAAATATTGATCATTGGGGGCTTCAATTGGCTAGCGGCGGTGGTGAGTGCTAATAGATAAATGCCCAATCTAGGGTTTAAGAGTGAGAATGCATGGTAGTGGTGGGAAGATCGATATTTGGGTATTGAGATCAATGATGTGAGATtttaatttgagagagagagagagagagagagagagagagagagagtgtgtgtgtgtgtgtgttttagagGGATACAATTGGATGAGAAATGAAAAGGTTAGGGTCTAAATTGATAGATTTAGGTGGGGGGGGGTGGGAAGGGAAAAAAGTTGAACTAGTTATGGGCAATTCAAAGGTTTATTGTGGTGGTCACAAACCCGTTGCTATAACTAAGGAAAAGTGCCGCTAAAACTTACATATTGCGGCAGTTTTCGATACCGCCGCTATAGTATCCCTGCAAATGCTATATTTACTGCGGCAGGTTCTCTGAAGCGCCGTTATATCTATGTAAACGCCATTAAAACACACATATTGCAGTGGTTCTATGTACCGCCGCTGTAGTACGCCGCAAAAGATTAGAACTACTGTGGCGGTCCGAAGAAACACCGCAATGTGCAACATATAGCGGTAGTTTTTGCACCCGATGCAATAGTACAAATTTCTTGTAGTGTGCCTCACAATGTTGCTTCAAGTTTTTGGCCACTCGCCTTTTTGCCTTTTTGAAATGATCATGGGAATGCATGGACAAATTTCACATTTGAcacatttccaaaattttattgaacttcagtaaaaaaaaaaaaaaaaaaaaaaaaaaaaaaaaaaccaaattgaattttaacaatttcacATGGGTCGACCacatatatttgaaaaagttgaaattcaataaaaagttgACACACAAGTAAGGTGTAGATTTAAGTGTAGGTTGGGGTGTGTCCTCAGCATTACTTTGGAGAAAATTATATCGTATGTTAATGCAAATGTGTGTTTGAATTTGACTGGgaagctttctatttttatttttttatttttttgagaatcttgaTTGAAAAACTTAATTACTACACTTGAAAAATTGTAccaatattttaattatatttcaaccacttacatataaatatatatatatatatataaaatataatataatataaaaattactttaatgGTCTATGAGTTCCTTTTATTCTTACTTAGACGTGGACCACTTCCCCCAgaccataaaaaatattaatgggGTATGAGGGAGTAAATATTAGCCAGCAATTTAAGTCTTATTCAAATATCTTTCATATTGAATCAAGAAGATTTTCCTGCCATTAATTGTTAGGTAACGGCATAACGGGACCATTGTGCATTACATGCTTTGATAACGATTTCCCAACCCCCAGTCCTTGTAGTCTTTTGGGTTGGGTCCGCACCGCACTACATGCAGAATGTTCGTTCGTCAAATCTTCACAGTTCACCCTCTTATAAACGTGCTTTTCCTTGAGTGCTAAGCAGTGAAATCAAAAccctttgttttgtttcaacAAACCAATACCAACTCCTACCAACCGCAACTTTTCCATGGGGCTTTCCCAGTTGAATTCAGCTCCCCCATCCTCACACTCCTCATCCTTTTATATGCGTGCCTTTATTCTTCTCTGGTGGTGTGGCTTGTTAGTCACCTCTGTGGCTGGCGGGAATAATGAGACGGACTGGTTGGCGTTACTTGAGTTCAAAGCCAAGATCACTGATGACCCTCTCCAGGTTATGAGCTCTTGGAATGACAGCATCCACTTTTGCCAATGGCAAGGGGTCACCTGTGGTCGCCGACATCAAAGGGTCACTGCTTTAAACCTACGATCTCTGAAACTGGTAGGCTCTATATCTCCACATGTaggaaatttaagttttttgagAAATCTAACCATCCAAAACAACAGCTTTCATAATGAAATCCCTCCTGAAATTGGTCGTTTGCATagaattcaatttttacaattGCAAAATAACACTCTCAGTGGAAAAATTCCTAGCAATTTTTCTGGTTGCACAAACCTCGAACTTCTTTATGCCAGTCACAACCTTTTGATTGGAGAAATCCCTGCAACACTTGGCACCTTGTCAAAgcttaaaaacttttttattttcaataatgaTCTAACAGGAAGTATGCCACCTTCTTTAGGAAACTTATCATCTCTAGAATTCTTGTACTTTGCTGAAAATCATTTGGGTGGGGTTATCCCTGATTCTTTTGGCCAATTGTCcaagattaaaatttttggtgTGTATTCAAATAAGTTGTCTGGTACAATTCCTCCTTCAATCTTCAATCTAtcttcattaataaaatttcatgtgGGACTCAACCAAATCCAAGGGCATCTTCCGTCAGACATAGGTTTCACTCTACCAAATATTGAATATTTAAGCATTGCCTACGACCACTTTACTGGATCTATCCCTATTTCAATATCTAATGCCTCAAATTTAATTACACTTGGATTGAACCACAATAAACTAAGTGGAAAAGTTCCTTCTTTGGAGAAGCTGAACAGAATTTCATTTTTTGCCATTACCAATAACATTCTTGGAAATGGAGGGAAAAATGACTTGAGTTTTCTCTGTTCTTTGACAAATTCCACCTATTTGGCTAAATTGGGTATCAATGGAAATAAATTTGGGGGAGAGTTGCCCAAGTGCATTGGCAATTTATCAACTACTCTCGACACATTGGTTCTCGATACTAATAAAATATCTGGAAAGATTCCTACTGAAATAGGAAATTTGATCAACTTGGAGAGACTCGATATGTATCAGAATAAATTATCAGGTAATGTTCCCTCTAATGTTGGAAAGCTTTATAAGCTACAAATGTTGCAATTAGATAGAAACAACTTCTATGGAAACATTCCATCTTCTATTGGAAATTTAACGGTCTTGACAATATTGAGTTTACCCGAGAATAACCTTCAAGGAAACATCCCTTTAAGTCTAAGCAAGTGCCAAAATTTGATACATTTGGAACTTAATAAAAACAATCTCAATGGTTTGATATCCCCACAAGTCATTGGTCTCTCATTCTCACCAATTTTTCTAGATTTATCTGCCAACCAATTTACAGGTGTCTTTCCCATGGAAGTAGGGAATTTGAAAAATCTAGAACATTTGGATATATCTGAAAACATGTTATTTGGTAAAATTCCAGCAAGTCTCGGTAGTTGCATGACGCTAGAATTTTTATCCTTGAGAAGAAACCTCTTTGAAGGGATTATTCCTCCATCTTTGGTATCATTAAGAGGCCTCGAAAAAATAGACCTTTCTAACAATAATTTGTCTGgccaaattccaaaatttttggaggTCTTTGTgtacttaaaatttttgaatctaTCTTACAACCATTTCGATGGTGAGGTACCAAAAAACGGTGTTTTCAAGAACATAAGTGCAACTTTTATAAAGGGAAATAGTAAGCTCTGTGGGGGGATACCTAAGTTTAAGCTTCCTAAATGTAAATATGAAAATTCAAAGAAGAGGAAGTTGACACTTACCTTGAAGATAATAATCTCCATATTTTCTGTGCTTTTTGGAATAACTTTGGTTATGTCACTTCTATTTATTGGTTCtataagaacaaaaagaaaagaaaatacctcAAGTGACTCAGGAAACTTGCTTTTGAATGTATCTTACCAAAGTCTCCTAAATGCAACCAATGGATTTTCTTCTACCAATTTAATTGGTGTGGGTAGCTTTGGGTCTGTGTATAAAGGAATTCTTGATCAAGGTGGACAAGTGAATACAGTTGCTATCAAGGTGCTCAACCCTTACTATCATGGAGCTTCCAAAAGTTTCATAGCTGAGTGTGAGGCTCTACGAAACACTAGACATCGAAATCTTGTAAAGGTGCTTACATCATGTTGTGGTATTGATTATCAAGGTCATAATTTTAATGCTTTGGTATATGAGTTCATGAGAAATGGCAACCTAGATGAATGGTTGCATCCAACATCAAGATCAAATGAGACTCTTGAGGAACCAAGGAGTTTGAGTTTACTTCAGAGATTGAATATTGCCATTGATGTTGCTAATGCATTGGATTATCTTCATCATAATTGTCACACAACAATTGTTCACTGCGATCTCAAGCCTAGCAATATTCTTCTTGATGATGAAATGGTTGGACATGTAGGTGATTTTGGCCTGGCAAAATTCCTTTCTGGTGCTATCCAAGATTCTTCTCAGAACCAATCAAGCTCCATCGGGATACGAGGAACAATTGGTTATACTCCTCCAGGTAAATATCATTGTcatttcttatatttaattgttttccttttcccataatattctattatattttaaagCCTTAAAGGGACAATTTTAATATGGATGTACTGTAGCTAGAAGAACGAATGTTATATaactaattttcaatttatcttaaatacatatatttttttattatatgctATTGAAAAAGTTCCTTTAATACCAGTAGGTTATgtatcttttccttctttatttGATAAACAAATGTTCACCACCTATATGTTACGTGTAATTGCAGAGTATGGAGTGGGAAATGAAGTCTCAACTTATGGTGATGTCTATAGTTATGGCATATTATTGTTAGAGATGTTCACAGGAAAAAGACCTATTGATAACATTTTCCAAGAAAGCTTAAACCTTCATAACTTTGTTAAAGCAGCTTTGCCAGAGAGAATAAGTGATATTATTGATCCTATCCTTCTTTGTGATAGAGAAGAAGGGGAGACAAGGGTAAATGACATAACTCGTAATAAGAGCCAAAATGGAGgtccaaaaattcaagaatgCTTGATTTTTATTCTTGGAATTGGAGTAGCTTGTTCAGTTGAACTTCCAAGTGAAAGGATGAACATGAGTGCTGTTATAATTGAGCTACACGCAGTTCGAAAGAAACTTCTTGGAACTAATCTACGAAAAGAAAGGCTCAAAGCCACAGGTAAATTTTGTGTCTTGTTAGGCATTATAATTTGGTAGGACTTCCATATAGTAATTAGAAGACACAtatagttcatcaaaaaaaaaaaaaaaataagacacATGTCTTTGTATTAGTATTTAtgttagtattttcaattttgtattttagcaaagCAGAAAAGATAGGTGCCACTTCAAAATCGACATGCTCATCATGCTATACTTAGTATGGGAATAAGGCAATAAGCACAATTACTCTTCTATAATACCTATACGCATAATATGCCactctctattttctatttggCGATTTCTATGCTACCATTGAAGTTATTCACAAGAAATTTGCTTACATATTATGCTAACAATGACATAAGATTAAATTAATGCGCTAGAAAGTTGAAGTAAACAACCTTGTTAGAGAAGCCTttcttgtttaaaattttaaattaaatctaGGTAAATGGGTACCAAATCTATAGATATTGAATGAGTTAGGATTTGTTTCTAACTATTAATTAAAAcatgattaaaattttaacttacaAATTAAGTTATTGATAATTGCTatcttttgaattctttttattataggGAAAACGTCATTTAGTATAGTATCATTTTCTGAAGTTTAAAGCTTATTATTTACAATATTGAAATTATCTTCCTTCACTACAGGTGCACAAGGATGATGACTTATTCTCATGGTTGTTATCATGATTTTCTGTTTATGATATATAAGATTGGAGAAAATTATAATCAATCTTATTTCTTCCCTGTTGTAGTCATGTATTTTCGTTTTCTTCTGTATCAAGTatgtaaaattttcatcattAATAAACTTTGTGCTTTAATGTAATATTGAAGATTTTATAgctaaagctttttttttttttttttttttttttttttttttctttttttggagaaatttaTAGCTAAACAACTATTCATAATATAGACCCTATTGAATTACAATCTTGAGAAATTTTAGGGCTGATATATGAAGACTAAATTTTTGCATAGAAACATGGATTTTTCCATGCAGCCTCAACTATATTTTCTCTTGCCTTCTGTTGTGTATGTTTACTATTTACCTTCTGATTGGGTTGTCTTTGTAAATACATgacaaaaaaagggagaaataaATGGaatttggaaaatgtttttaacTGTTTTTATTTAGGGGGAGATGAAATGGTTTTTGAAATGgggagaaaataaaagtttttttatgtatctaacttaggggtaGAGTTGATTTGCACATTTGTTATTTGCTGTTATTGCATATTTGTTAATTGTTGTTTATCTGTctttatttccacacatgcgttgaTGTGCTTtcttgagtgtttcaggaaagacaagTACATTTCGATCAAGACCTTCTGCCTTTTCTTACAACTTTTGGGTTAGAAGttttagattgggatttgtgatgtatttgggcattttattgtatatggGCATTATGTTGTATGTAAGTTTTTTCACAAATTggcaaagggggagattgttaggatttgAGTTTGTagtattggcaaaccatgacaaaaagtaAGTCTCACTGAGTTAGGATGGTGTACTTTcaagtccaagaaaaaaaaaaaaaaaaaaaaatcaaacaaacaactCAAGTTCAAGATGAAAAAAGTGAGATGCAATTTGGTTCTCTTGATTGCTCTCAATTGTtgttcgatcggtcgaaagTCACAAATTAGCAAAaatcaacaaatgtaaaaagCCCATAACTTGACCTTTTCAAGCCCAAATCGCGATCTGTTTTTTtgcagtatttaaaggacattataagctaaccctatGAGGGTTTTTTAGAGAGAGGAGAGTGCATATTGTGCCTCCaattgtagatctagggtttttgtacccaaaacTCTCTAAAATCTTCTACTGGCAATATTCTTTGAAGAAACTCAAGAtctggtattgtagaagttgctgcataCAAGATCAACTACTGTTGATGGTCTAAAGCTTTGAGTAGGATCTCAGAGTTACAAACGAGAGTGTTTGTGTTAAGCAAATTCAGATAGAAGAGTCCATGGAGTCGAAGTTGCATGTGGTCGTATGAGTAATTACTACAAGAGGTAGCTTtagattttagagagaaaatctGTTGTAAACTTCCATTCtatcatagtgaatttgtttaccttgaggatagagtaggttaaatcctctccaggttttttaccttgaaactgttggtttcattggttttcctgggtaaTTATATCTCTtatcttctttacttttccacACTTAGTGATATAATTGTTTATGTTTAacctaaatttgaataataaatgtAAGTAACTACTTGGTtagttaattaggttaaacaaatcTAGTTTATAGGggtttaaacaaacaaacaaacactatTGCCTTTTCCTTGATGTGTGATATAAGCTATGTGTGGCTTTTTTGTGTTTGCTATATTCATTCATTGTCGCTTGCTTGCTGTGATATTATCCTCTTATTGTGTCCCcctttcgaattttttttttcttacttataAATCCTTCTAATCTTGATGGAGGACCCTAAAAGAGTAATCTTATTCTGATCCAAAGGATGATTCTCCCTTCAAAAAATGGGCTATGACGCATGGGTTTGTGTTGTGGATTCTAATTGACTATGGTCTAATCCTAGGgaaatttaacaattttaacaacttattgtataattcaaaattaattatatgaaTGTTGACGGAGTAATgtgtcaaaaaaatttaattttggttaatCTTAACAATTTAAGGAGTAATTCAATTAATATGGTGAATTTAATTTCGACAATTGAAGATgtaattttaagttattttgtgaatttcAACCATTCAAAATCAATTGGAAttaattttggtgaattttaaccaattaaaaaaatgtaatttagaATAACTTTGTGAAGTTTAATAACTCAGGTGTAAAGTGAAATTgatttttcatgaattttatttattgaaggtGTAATTCCAAATAATTTTGGAGAATTTCGATTATTCAAATTCATTTTGGTGAATTTCAGTCATTCAAAAAGCatgtcaaaataaattatatccattCAAAATGTAAATAAACTTTGATGGAAATTTTCtcccattatttttttatattatttatttatttatttatttttgcacttGAGCTTTtgtgtcattttctttattcttacGATTGGCCAATAACACACTTAGTGGTCTAATTCCTAGCAATTTGTCCCATTGTGCAAACCTCAAAGTCTTTCATGTCAGTCACAACGTTTTGGTTGGAGAAATTCCTACAATGCTTAGGACCTTATCAAAGCTCCAATTTTTTGCCAttcacaaaaataatttgacagGGAGTTTTCCACCTTCTTTTGGCAACTAATcatttttagaaaagttttctgCAGTTTACAATAACTTGGGCGGGATTATCCCTGATTCTTTTGGCCAATTGACCaaactttcattttttggtgTGGGTGCAAATAATTTGGTTGGTATAATTCCCCCCTCAATGTTCAATTTGTCTTCATTAAGGCTATTTGATGTTGGGGTCAACCAAATCCAAGGGAATCTTCCATTGGACATAGGTATCACTCTATCAAATATCGAAATATTTAATTAGCATCGCCATGAACCAATTTACAAGATCTATTCCTGTTTCAATATCTAATGCCTCCAATCTAGATCAACTTCAATTGTCCGAAAATAAACTAAGTGGAAAAGTTCCTTCTTTCGAGAAGCTAaatagaatttcattttttagcATTAGCTCAAACAATCTTGGAAATGGATGGGTAGACGACTTGAATTTTCTCTGTTCTTTGATGAATGCCACCTATTTGACTTTATTAACTATAGATAGCAATAACTTTGGGGGAGAGTTGTCCGAGTGCATTGGAAACCTATCAACTCTTCTCACTAGACTTTCTCTATATCATAATAAAATATCTGGAAAGATTTCTACTCAAATAGGAATTTTGATTAACATGGAGAGACTCAAAATGTGGAACAACAAAATATTAGGTAATATTCCCTTTGAATTTGGAAAGCTTAAAAAGTTACAATCTTTGGATTTATCTACCAATAATTTCTCAGGGAATATTCCATCCTCTCTTGGAAATTTAACGATAGTGATAAACTTGCAATTATATGCATATAATCTTCAAGGCAACATCCCTTTAAGTCTAAGCAATTGCCGAAATTTGATACAGTTGTATCTTAACAATAACAATCTCAGTGGTTCAATATCTCCAGAAGTCATTGGTCTCTCATTCTCACCAATTTTTCTAGATTTGTCTTCCAACTAGTTCGCTGGTATCCTTCCCAAGGAAGtaggaaattaaaaataaaataaaataaaaaatctagaattttgaatatttttgaaagCAAGTTGTTTGGTAATATTCCAACAAGTCTTGGTAGTTGCGTAAGGTTGCGAATTTTCTCCATCAATGGAAACCTCTTCCAAGGGATCATTCCTTCAAATTTGGAATCATTAAGAGGTCTTGAACAATTAGATCTTTCTAACAACTTGTCTAGCAATAACAATAACTTGTGGGGAGAGGTTTTATAGAAGATCATATGACGGAATTCATCTCCTTTGTGTGACCACCAAGGAAGCACAACAAATATTTGAAGAGGTTCATGAGTCAAATTATGGGCCACACATGAATGCACACATGCTGTCACGAAAAATAATGAGACAAGTTTATTACTGGACTACTATGGAAGCAGACTACGCAGCTCATGTTCAAAAGTGCCATCAATGCCAAGTTCATGGAGATCTGAAGCATATGCCACCTATGTCATTACATACCATGACTTCACCCTGGTTGTTCGCTATATAGGGAATAGATATTATTAGGAAGATTCACCCAACAGCATCCAATGGCCATGAATTCATACTTGTtgctattgattatttcaccaaatgggtggaagctgctTCATACAAGGTTTTGAAGAAAGTTGCTCAATTTATTCAAACCAATATCATTTGCAAATGTACCACATGAAATTATCTATAATAACGGGCTGCATTTCAAGGGAGAAATAGATAAGCTACTTCG includes the following:
- the LOC115988032 gene encoding probable LRR receptor-like serine/threonine-protein kinase At3g47570 isoform X2; translated protein: MGLSQLNSAPPSSHSSSFYMRAFILLWWCGLLVTSVAGGNNETDWLALLEFKAKITDDPLQVMSSWNDSIHFCQWQGVTCGRRHQRVTALNLRSLKLVGSISPHVGNLSFLRNLTIQNNSFHNEIPPEIGRLHRIQFLQLQNNTLSGKIPSNFSGCTNLELLYASHNLLIGEIPATLGTLSKLKNFFIFNNDLTGSMPPSLGNLSSLEFLYFAENHLGGVIPDSFGQLSKIKIFGVYSNKLSGTIPPSIFNLSSLIKFHVGLNQIQGHLPSDIGFTLPNIEYLSIAYDHFTGSIPISISNASNLITLGLNHNKLSGKVPSLEKLNRISFFAITNNILGNGGKNDLSFLCSLTNSTYLAKLGINGNKFGGELPKCIGNLSTTLDTLVLDTNKISGKIPTEIGNLINLERLDMYQNKLSGNVPSNVGKLYKLQMLQLDRNNFYGNIPSSIGNLTVLTILSLPENNLQGNIPLSLSKCQNLIHLELNKNNLNGLISPQVIGLSFSPIFLDLSANQFTGVFPMEVGNLKNLEHLDISENMLFGKIPASLGSCMTLEFLSLRRNLFEGIIPPSLVSLRGLEKIDLSNNNLSGQIPKFLEVFVYLKFLNLSYNHFDGEVPKNGVFKNISATFIKGNSKLCGGIPKFKLPKCKYENSKKRKLTLTLKIIISIFSVLFGITLVMSLLFIGSIRTKRKENTSSDSGNLLLNVSYQSLLNATNGFSSTNLIGVGSFGSVYKGILDQGGQVNTVAIKVLNPYYHGASKSFIAECEALRNTRHRNLVKVLTSCCGIDYQGHNFNALVYEFMRNGNLDEWLHPTSRSNETLEEPRSLSLLQRLNIAIDVANALDYLHHNCHTTIVHCDLKPSNILLDDEMVGHVGDFGLAKFLSGAIQDSSQNQSSSIGIRGTIGYTPPEYGVGNEVSTYGDVYSYGILLLEMFTGKRPIDNIFQESLNLHNFVKAALPERISDIIDPILLCDREEGETRVNDITRNKSQNGGPKIQECLIFILGIGVACSVELPSERMNMSAVIIELHAVRKKLLGTNLRKERLKATGAQG
- the LOC115988032 gene encoding probable LRR receptor-like serine/threonine-protein kinase At3g47570 isoform X1; this translates as MGLSQLNSAPPSSHSSSFYMRAFILLWWCGLLVTSVAGGNNETDWLALLEFKAKITDDPLQVMSSWNDSIHFCQWQGVTCGRRHQRVTALNLRSLKLVGSISPHVGNLSFLRNLTIQNNSFHNEIPPEIGRLHRIQFLQLQNNTLSGKIPSNFSGCTNLELLYASHNLLIGEIPATLGTLSKLKNFFIFNNDLTGSMPPSLGNLSSLEFLYFAENHLGGVIPDSFGQLSKIKIFGVYSNKLSGTIPPSIFNLSSLIKFHVGLNQIQGHLPSDIGFTLPNIEYLSIAYDHFTGSIPISISNASNLITLGLNHNKLSGKVPSLEKLNRISFFAITNNILGNGGKNDLSFLCSLTNSTYLAKLGINGNKFGGELPKCIGNLSTTLDTLVLDTNKISGKIPTEIGNLINLERLDMYQNKLSGNVPSNVGKLYKLQMLQLDRNNFYGNIPSSIGNLTVLTILSLPENNLQGNIPLSLSKCQNLIHLELNKNNLNGLISPQVIGLSFSPIFLDLSANQFTGVFPMEVGNLKNLEHLDISENMLFGKIPASLGSCMTLEFLSLRRNLFEGIIPPSLVSLRGLEKIDLSNNNLSGQIPKFLEVFVYLKFLNLSYNHFDGEVPKNGVFKNISATFIKGNSKLCGGIPKFKLPKCKYENSKKRKLTLTLKIIISIFSVLFGITLVMSLLFIGSIRTKRKENTSSDSGNLLLNVSYQSLLNATNGFSSTNLIGVGSFGSVYKGILDQGGQVNTVAIKVLNPYYHGASKSFIAECEALRNTRHRNLVKVLTSCCGIDYQGHNFNALVYEFMRNGNLDEWLHPTSRSNETLEEPRSLSLLQRLNIAIDVANALDYLHHNCHTTIVHCDLKPSNILLDDEMVGHVGDFGLAKFLSGAIQDSSQNQSSSIGIRGTIGYTPPEYGVGNEVSTYGDVYSYGILLLEMFTGKRPIDNIFQESLNLHNFVKAALPERISDIIDPILLCDREEGETRVNDITRNKSQNGGPKIQECLIFILGIGVACSVELPSERMNMSAVIIELHAVRKKLLGTNLRKERLKATGKFCVLLGIIIW